One genomic segment of Fervidobacterium pennivorans includes these proteins:
- a CDS encoding peroxiredoxin, whose protein sequence is MGFPLIGDKVPEFTAKTTHGVINFPKDYEGKWVVLFSHPADFTPVCTTEFVAFQKRYEEFKKLKTELIGLSIDQVFSHIKWVQWIKEKLGIEIQFPIIADDRGQISELFGMIHPGKGTNTVRAVFIIDPKGILRAMLYYPQELGRNMDEILRMVKGLQVNDEHGVALPANWPNNELIGDEVIIPPATDCQTAAKRPQEYDCYDWWFCHKKLK, encoded by the coding sequence ATGGGTTTTCCACTTATAGGTGATAAGGTTCCAGAATTTACGGCAAAAACTACGCATGGTGTAATAAACTTCCCGAAAGACTACGAGGGTAAGTGGGTTGTGCTTTTCAGCCATCCAGCAGACTTTACACCAGTTTGTACAACGGAATTTGTAGCCTTCCAGAAAAGGTATGAAGAGTTCAAGAAACTCAAGACGGAGCTTATAGGATTGAGCATTGACCAGGTTTTCTCACACATTAAGTGGGTGCAGTGGATAAAGGAGAAACTCGGTATTGAAATTCAGTTCCCGATAATTGCAGATGACAGAGGTCAGATTTCTGAACTCTTCGGTATGATTCATCCTGGGAAGGGCACGAACACGGTTAGAGCTGTCTTCATAATCGACCCGAAGGGTATTCTGAGGGCTATGCTTTACTACCCACAGGAGCTTGGAAGAAACATGGACGAGATTTTGAGAATGGTTAAGGGATTGCAGGTGAACGATGAACATGGTGTTGCACTTCCAGCAAATTGGCCAAATAACGAATTGATAGGTGATGAGGTTATTATCCCACCTGCAACTGATTGTCAAACAGCCGCGAAAAGACCTCAAGAATACGACTGTTACGATTGGTGGTTCTGCCACAAGAAACTTAAGTAA
- the infB gene encoding translation initiation factor IF-2, with translation MARLRVYELAKQLDMDTKELLHELEELGIEVKSHMSFIDEETVNILLEIYKETLDEEEDVTLTKSREPTKEKVEAKKPPVHITEEDLKLDKFAEKIKVPQNRIIQDFFMKGEVLRPGQPISVSLAKKIAKMYDVRLTFEEEQGKEEVKLENPLDELKRQFEILYQDKEKLVPRPPVVTVMGHVDHGKTTLLDYIRKTRIAEKEEGGITQSIGAYQVVVNGKKITFIDTPGHEVFTEMRARGAQATDIVVLVVAADDGVMPQTIEAYNHAKSANVPIIVAINKIDKPNANVELTKQDLVTKLNLIPEEWGGDTIVVPISARNGTNVDTLLEMILLVAEMQDIRCIPDKPVRAVTIETRLDKGYGPVANAIVKDGILKVGDYVVAGKVYGKVKALIDDKGKRINQAEPSTPVMIVGFEELPDPHSIIYVVESKEKAEEIVEKVREIEARELRKKRQIKLEEILKKMQEGEKKELKLILKADTVGSLQALQNAIAKLRTNEIDIDIVHAAVGAINTSDVMLASASEAIILGFRVKADSQSSKLAESEGVQIKTYTIIYKLLEDLKAALEGMLEPEEVEEKTGTGEIKKVFKIHKYGNVAGVQVYDGYVDKSGFVRIYRNGSLVFEGKIESLKHYQQDVNKISAPQECGIKFQNFDDIKEGDELEFYIIKKVPRKLTAIVEEPKEENN, from the coding sequence TTGGCAAGACTAAGGGTATACGAACTTGCAAAACAACTCGACATGGATACAAAAGAATTGCTCCACGAACTAGAGGAGCTTGGTATTGAAGTAAAGAGCCACATGAGTTTTATCGATGAAGAGACTGTGAATATCCTCCTTGAAATCTACAAGGAAACCCTCGACGAGGAGGAAGATGTAACATTAACTAAATCAAGGGAACCAACAAAGGAAAAAGTAGAGGCGAAAAAGCCTCCCGTTCATATTACAGAAGAAGACCTAAAATTGGACAAATTTGCGGAAAAGATAAAAGTTCCGCAAAATAGAATTATCCAAGATTTCTTCATGAAAGGTGAGGTTCTCAGACCTGGCCAACCAATCTCTGTATCGCTTGCAAAGAAAATTGCAAAGATGTATGATGTTCGCCTCACATTTGAAGAGGAGCAAGGAAAAGAAGAAGTCAAACTGGAAAACCCACTCGATGAATTGAAGAGGCAATTTGAGATACTTTACCAAGATAAAGAAAAGTTAGTTCCAAGGCCCCCTGTTGTAACTGTGATGGGTCACGTTGACCATGGTAAGACCACACTTTTGGACTATATAAGGAAGACAAGAATAGCAGAAAAAGAAGAGGGTGGAATTACACAAAGTATTGGTGCTTACCAAGTTGTGGTCAATGGTAAGAAGATTACATTCATCGACACTCCCGGACACGAAGTCTTTACAGAAATGCGAGCCAGAGGAGCTCAAGCAACGGATATCGTTGTTCTCGTAGTCGCTGCAGATGACGGTGTTATGCCCCAAACGATAGAAGCTTACAACCATGCAAAATCTGCAAATGTGCCGATTATTGTAGCTATCAATAAGATAGATAAACCAAACGCAAATGTTGAACTCACAAAACAAGATTTGGTAACAAAATTGAACCTCATACCAGAAGAATGGGGTGGAGACACAATCGTTGTCCCCATATCTGCACGAAACGGAACGAATGTTGATACGTTGCTTGAAATGATTCTCCTGGTTGCTGAAATGCAAGATATAAGATGCATACCTGATAAACCTGTAAGGGCTGTAACAATTGAAACACGCCTTGATAAGGGATACGGACCTGTGGCAAATGCGATAGTCAAAGATGGTATACTCAAAGTGGGAGACTACGTTGTAGCTGGAAAGGTTTACGGAAAAGTAAAAGCGCTCATAGATGACAAAGGAAAACGCATAAACCAAGCTGAACCATCGACTCCTGTTATGATAGTTGGTTTCGAAGAACTCCCAGACCCGCACAGTATCATTTACGTTGTTGAATCAAAAGAAAAAGCTGAAGAAATTGTAGAAAAGGTAAGAGAAATCGAAGCACGCGAGTTGAGAAAGAAGAGACAAATAAAACTCGAAGAGATTTTGAAAAAGATGCAAGAAGGCGAAAAGAAGGAACTGAAACTTATTTTGAAAGCAGATACGGTTGGCTCCCTCCAGGCTTTGCAAAATGCTATAGCAAAGCTTAGAACAAACGAAATTGATATAGACATCGTCCACGCTGCAGTAGGTGCAATAAACACAAGTGATGTCATGCTTGCATCAGCTTCGGAAGCCATCATACTTGGTTTTAGAGTAAAAGCCGATTCACAATCTTCGAAATTAGCAGAATCAGAAGGCGTTCAAATAAAAACATACACTATCATCTACAAACTTCTCGAAGACTTAAAAGCAGCTCTTGAAGGTATGCTTGAGCCTGAAGAAGTTGAAGAAAAGACCGGAACAGGTGAGATTAAAAAGGTCTTTAAAATACACAAATATGGAAACGTTGCAGGAGTTCAAGTTTACGATGGATATGTGGACAAGAGCGGATTTGTTAGGATATACAGAAATGGCTCGTTGGTCTTCGAAGGTAAAATAGAAAGCTTAAAACATTACCAACAAGATGTTAACAAAATTAGTGCTCCACAGGAATGTGGTATAAAGTTCCAGAATTTTGATGATATAAAAGAAGGGGACGAGCTGGAATTCTACATAATCAAGAAAGTTCCAAGGAAGTTGACAGCTATTGTCGAAGAACCTAAGGAAGAAAATAACTAA
- the pstA gene encoding phosphate ABC transporter permease PstA, translated as MREIDKSRIAENRKTRLALRILTYIISSLIVALFLLAFVPGLKYWSWEFFTQFPKERMTDGGIFPAILGSILLTVTSLAIAIPLGVLLGIVLSEYNLTYIKFAVTILSGIPSVVYGLFGLGLFCITMNMRTSILAGALTLSLMVLPVISSSVYEVMQAIPRELREAAYALGARKSEVIFEMLVPSVRNTILTVSFVSAGRVIGETAPLILTAAVFYATQLPKSLLSPVMTMPTHIYFLTAAYGSSARWMAEGTASVLILFIILVYTIAFMFRREKK; from the coding sequence ATGAGAGAAATAGATAAATCACGTATCGCTGAAAACAGAAAGACAAGGCTTGCCCTACGAATTCTTACATACATTATTTCCTCACTTATCGTTGCTCTTTTCTTACTTGCGTTTGTGCCGGGGTTAAAATACTGGTCGTGGGAGTTTTTCACTCAATTCCCAAAGGAACGTATGACCGATGGGGGTATATTTCCAGCCATTCTTGGTTCAATCTTACTAACCGTAACATCACTTGCGATAGCGATTCCACTTGGTGTGCTGTTGGGAATTGTGCTTTCGGAATATAATTTGACCTATATAAAGTTCGCAGTTACTATTTTGAGTGGTATACCTTCCGTTGTCTATGGACTTTTTGGATTGGGGTTGTTCTGTATCACAATGAACATGAGAACTTCCATTTTAGCTGGTGCCTTAACACTATCTTTGATGGTCTTGCCGGTTATATCATCATCAGTTTACGAAGTGATGCAAGCAATTCCAAGAGAACTTAGAGAGGCTGCATATGCTTTGGGTGCTCGAAAGAGCGAAGTAATATTTGAAATGTTAGTCCCTTCAGTTAGAAACACCATCCTTACCGTTTCATTTGTCAGCGCGGGCCGCGTGATTGGTGAAACAGCACCGCTTATTCTTACCGCTGCTGTTTTTTATGCAACACAATTACCGAAAAGTCTTCTTTCTCCAGTTATGACGATGCCAACTCACATATATTTCTTGACCGCTGCATATGGAAGTAGTGCTCGATGGATGGCTGAAGGAACAGCTTCTGTTCTTATACTATTTATAATTCTTGTCTACACAATAGCATTTATGTTCAGGAGGGAAAAGAAATGA
- the pstB gene encoding phosphate ABC transporter ATP-binding protein PstB, which produces MTDTVIEIRNFNAYYGEKIAVKDANLKIQKNKITAIMGPSGCGKSTLLRSINRINDLIPEFKVQGEILFHDKNIYDPDVDVYTLRRRIGMVFQKPTPFPMSIFENIAYGLKLIGVTDKKELKERVRNALEMAALWDEVKDDLEKSALKLSGGQQQRLCIARTIAIEPEVILFDEPTSALDPVATQKIEALIEELAEKFTIVIVTHNIGQASRISDYVVFMYRGEIIEQNETSKLLTNPQNEITQQFLSGKIG; this is translated from the coding sequence ATGACGGATACAGTGATTGAAATTAGGAATTTTAACGCTTATTATGGTGAGAAAATTGCTGTTAAGGATGCGAATTTGAAAATACAAAAGAACAAAATTACAGCAATAATGGGACCATCTGGTTGCGGTAAATCAACGTTGCTCAGAAGCATCAACAGGATAAATGACTTGATACCAGAGTTCAAAGTGCAAGGTGAGATACTATTTCACGATAAAAACATATACGACCCAGATGTTGATGTGTACACGCTCAGAAGAAGGATAGGGATGGTTTTCCAAAAACCAACGCCTTTTCCAATGTCTATCTTTGAGAACATTGCCTACGGCTTGAAATTGATAGGTGTAACCGATAAAAAGGAACTCAAAGAAAGGGTGCGTAATGCACTTGAGATGGCGGCTTTGTGGGATGAAGTTAAGGATGACCTTGAGAAAAGCGCTTTAAAACTGTCTGGTGGACAACAACAAAGACTTTGTATAGCGAGAACTATAGCAATAGAACCAGAAGTGATATTGTTTGATGAACCCACAAGTGCACTTGACCCGGTTGCTACGCAGAAAATAGAGGCTTTAATTGAAGAGCTTGCCGAGAAATTCACTATAGTCATTGTTACACATAATATAGGTCAGGCGTCGAGGATTTCAGATTACGTTGTCTTCATGTATCGTGGAGAGATAATTGAACAAAACGAAACTTCAAAGTTGTTAACCAATCCACAAAATGAAATCACTCAGCAGTTCCTTAGTGGTAAAATAGGATAA
- a CDS encoding response regulator transcription factor, translating to MRVLVVEDERLLAENISKMLKSEGFEVEIAYSVSDMYKKIEVFEPELIVLDLMLPDGNALNEIQELKTELPEVGIIIISAKNTDLDKIIGIELGADDYVGKPFNTRELVARVKAFFRRTKGLKEVIRYGKLEIYPEDYTVFYDGKKIELTSKEFEILRLLAQRPDRVFSREQILEELWKDDFEVYDRVIDVHINSLRKKLGKNWIVTVRGVGYKFSKKGDTALESDESDRE from the coding sequence ATGAGGGTACTTGTTGTTGAGGATGAAAGGTTGCTTGCTGAAAATATAAGCAAGATGCTCAAAAGCGAAGGGTTTGAGGTTGAAATTGCATACAGTGTCTCTGATATGTACAAAAAAATTGAGGTGTTCGAACCAGAACTAATTGTGCTCGATTTAATGCTACCTGATGGCAATGCGTTGAACGAAATCCAAGAGCTCAAGACTGAACTCCCAGAAGTTGGAATTATCATTATTTCCGCAAAGAACACCGATTTGGATAAGATAATAGGTATTGAACTTGGTGCGGATGACTACGTAGGTAAACCATTCAACACAAGGGAACTTGTTGCCCGCGTGAAGGCGTTTTTTAGAAGAACAAAGGGATTAAAAGAGGTCATCCGTTACGGGAAACTTGAGATATATCCAGAAGATTACACAGTTTTCTACGATGGTAAGAAAATAGAACTAACATCAAAGGAATTTGAAATTTTAAGACTCCTTGCTCAACGTCCAGATAGGGTATTCTCCAGAGAGCAGATTTTGGAGGAGTTGTGGAAGGACGATTTTGAAGTCTACGATAGAGTAATTGATGTTCATATAAACAGCCTGAGAAAGAAACTCGGGAAGAACTGGATAGTAACTGTCCGTGGAGTTGGATACAAATTCTCAAAGAAAGGGGACACAGCCCTTGAATCAGATGAATCCGACAGAGAATAA
- a CDS encoding MarR family winged helix-turn-helix transcriptional regulator, whose translation MEFKHFEDNSLNPESILRNIVEIVTGMVSLIPEIPELEGMSTTELYVFLFSATSDKVSNGTLSKQLNISKAAVSIATKSLIKKGVIKTIQSEEDRRHFYIVLSDEGKSLYKKLLKAFEDIFNKILSLLSKEELSNLQLGFDVMVRLSRMLNEYKMIGCC comes from the coding sequence GTGGAGTTTAAACATTTTGAAGATAACTCTCTTAATCCAGAAAGCATCTTAAGAAATATCGTTGAAATCGTAACTGGAATGGTAAGTCTCATACCCGAGATACCTGAGCTAGAAGGTATGAGCACAACGGAGCTTTATGTCTTTTTATTCTCCGCAACGTCTGATAAAGTCTCCAATGGAACACTATCAAAGCAACTGAATATTTCAAAAGCCGCAGTTAGCATTGCCACAAAATCACTCATCAAAAAAGGGGTGATAAAAACTATTCAATCTGAAGAAGACAGAAGGCATTTTTACATTGTCCTATCTGATGAAGGAAAAAGTCTTTACAAAAAGTTATTGAAAGCGTTTGAAGATATTTTTAACAAGATTCTATCCTTACTTTCGAAAGAAGAACTTTCCAACCTCCAACTCGGCTTTGATGTTATGGTAAGACTCTCAAGAATGCTTAATGAATACAAAATGATTGGATGCTGTTAA
- a CDS encoding sensor histidine kinase: protein MNPTENKLSHAELATKLLDHVQEAVFVLTGSKITYANKRAKEFFGECEGLDLFELLILEKGTLIVDAIHSDNFGNTLEFEDRVFSSKKGGWVYFHITYVKELSTLILRDITQERILQEAKDNMSVLIAHELKNPLGVLLSTVSEMIEDEDDEERLKKLLAIERQALRLKRIVEQVEYITRAQLGLYTPKPVPINVRRLVDTVLDDVKELAQTKSIKIEKHIDVEKLVADEFIIRTILKNLVSNAVKYSFENSKVIIKITEDYISIRDFGVGIPEEEIPKIFNRFYRTSTGVKMASGSGLGLAVVKHLANIANYRIEVKSQHMIGTEFIVYLRSE, encoded by the coding sequence ATGAATCCGACAGAGAATAAATTATCACACGCTGAATTAGCGACAAAGCTTCTGGACCATGTTCAGGAAGCGGTTTTTGTTTTAACCGGTTCAAAAATTACGTATGCGAACAAAAGAGCAAAAGAGTTTTTTGGAGAATGCGAAGGTTTGGATTTGTTTGAGCTTCTCATCTTAGAAAAAGGAACCTTGATTGTTGATGCGATACATTCGGACAATTTTGGAAACACCCTGGAATTTGAGGATAGGGTTTTTTCTAGTAAAAAAGGTGGATGGGTCTATTTTCACATTACATATGTAAAAGAACTCTCCACCTTAATTCTTCGTGATATTACTCAAGAAAGAATTCTACAAGAAGCTAAGGACAATATGTCTGTTTTGATAGCCCACGAGCTCAAAAACCCGCTCGGAGTTTTGCTAAGCACGGTATCTGAGATGATTGAGGACGAAGATGATGAGGAGAGATTAAAAAAGTTACTCGCAATTGAGAGGCAAGCACTCAGGCTTAAAAGAATTGTCGAACAGGTTGAGTATATAACCAGGGCACAACTTGGACTTTACACACCTAAGCCTGTTCCAATTAATGTAAGAAGGTTAGTAGATACCGTTTTAGATGATGTAAAAGAGCTCGCCCAAACAAAATCAATAAAGATTGAAAAGCATATAGATGTTGAAAAATTGGTGGCTGATGAGTTTATAATCAGGACTATATTGAAAAATCTTGTCTCCAACGCGGTTAAGTATTCTTTCGAAAATTCAAAGGTTATTATCAAAATTACTGAAGATTACATTTCTATCCGAGACTTTGGTGTTGGGATTCCTGAAGAAGAAATTCCAAAGATATTTAACAGATTTTACCGCACATCAACGGGTGTCAAAATGGCTTCGGGCTCGGGTCTGGGACTTGCCGTGGTTAAACACCTAGCAAATATTGCGAATTACAGAATTGAAGTCAAATCTCAACACATGATTGGAACTGAATTTATTGTATATCTCCGTTCAGAATAG
- a CDS encoding phosphoenolpyruvate carboxykinase (ATP), whose product MSTKGRWQWSEVNKTNFSKIRSTIEAAFYGNNVELLTSRREAYKKAIKSPGTIVTDLPVYKPELLNLDEGTRILLFNDGATVGRFAGARKIIGMPGVNEDALAEVLREAVYGTRYRKMYHAISYTGLHEDFMVKNHILIPEGFENTVYNWLLNFQDLTPEYAAMYERSKFLNEPDIYIFTDPDWSHPDFPGGLALFDPKNNCAALLGLRYFGEFKKGTLTLGWSVGNRQGYVACHGGLKKYEFDGKKYVAAFFGLSGSGKSTLTHAKHNGKYKITIVHDDALVINLEDLSSIALEPSYFDKTSDYPLTSDDNKYLLTIQNCGATVDEQGRIVPVMEDIRNGNGRAIKSKLWSPNRVDKIEEPVNAIFWIMKDPVLPPIVRIEDPVLASTMGATLATKRTSAEKLLPGVDPEALVFEPYANPFRTYPLSEDYEKFKVLFEKGVECYIINTGFYLNKKVPKELTLEILELIVERKANFVDWFGGLKILEIPGFEVRTSDYEYRELLKISFEKRLEFLKNKDVENQGYDKLPEECKLSIQSLIAYL is encoded by the coding sequence ATGTCGACCAAGGGAAGGTGGCAGTGGTCGGAGGTAAACAAGACAAATTTTTCTAAGATTAGGTCAACCATTGAAGCTGCGTTTTACGGTAACAACGTAGAGCTTTTAACATCGCGACGAGAGGCATACAAGAAAGCTATAAAATCGCCAGGGACCATAGTCACCGATTTGCCTGTCTACAAACCAGAATTGTTGAACTTAGATGAAGGAACTCGTATTCTTTTGTTCAACGATGGTGCAACCGTAGGTAGGTTTGCTGGTGCGAGGAAGATTATAGGGATGCCAGGGGTTAACGAGGATGCACTTGCAGAAGTACTCAGAGAAGCAGTTTATGGAACGCGTTACAGAAAGATGTATCATGCTATTAGTTACACAGGATTACACGAAGACTTTATGGTTAAAAACCACATACTTATACCCGAAGGTTTTGAGAATACGGTGTATAACTGGCTTTTGAATTTCCAAGACCTAACGCCAGAGTATGCTGCTATGTATGAAAGGTCTAAATTTTTAAATGAGCCGGATATTTATATCTTCACAGACCCTGATTGGTCCCACCCTGATTTTCCCGGTGGACTTGCTCTCTTTGACCCAAAAAACAACTGCGCCGCGCTTTTAGGACTAAGGTATTTTGGTGAGTTTAAGAAGGGTACGCTTACACTTGGGTGGTCTGTTGGGAATAGACAAGGTTACGTTGCTTGCCATGGGGGCTTGAAAAAATATGAGTTCGATGGGAAAAAATACGTTGCAGCATTCTTCGGGTTGTCAGGTTCAGGGAAATCCACACTAACGCACGCCAAACACAATGGAAAATACAAAATCACAATTGTTCACGATGATGCATTGGTGATAAATCTTGAAGACCTTTCATCAATAGCATTGGAACCTTCGTACTTCGATAAAACTTCTGATTATCCGTTAACAAGTGACGATAACAAATATTTACTGACAATCCAAAATTGTGGTGCAACAGTTGACGAGCAAGGAAGAATTGTACCAGTTATGGAAGACATCAGAAATGGCAACGGAAGAGCGATAAAATCAAAGCTTTGGTCACCCAACAGGGTTGACAAGATAGAAGAACCTGTTAACGCCATTTTCTGGATAATGAAAGACCCTGTGCTCCCACCAATTGTAAGGATAGAAGATCCCGTTCTTGCTTCAACGATGGGAGCAACTCTTGCAACCAAACGAACATCCGCTGAGAAACTACTTCCGGGTGTTGACCCTGAAGCACTTGTCTTTGAACCCTATGCCAACCCGTTTAGGACTTATCCACTATCTGAAGACTATGAAAAGTTCAAGGTACTTTTTGAAAAAGGTGTAGAATGCTATATAATCAACACGGGATTTTATTTGAATAAAAAGGTTCCAAAGGAGCTGACTCTAGAAATTTTAGAACTCATAGTCGAGCGAAAAGCTAACTTCGTTGACTGGTTCGGTGGCTTGAAAATATTAGAGATACCCGGCTTTGAAGTAAGAACTTCCGATTACGAATACAGAGAATTACTAAAAATTTCGTTCGAAAAAAGATTGGAATTTTTGAAGAACAAAGATGTCGAAAACCAAGGTTACGACAAGCTCCCAGAGGAGTGCAAGCTTTCTATCCAAAGCTTGATTGCTTATCTATAA
- a CDS encoding NAD-dependent epimerase/dehydratase family protein, with translation MVLITGATGHLGNVLVKKFLQKGEKVRVLIQPGDTLFPLQLVPVEVFYSDVRSDFSHALENVDAIFHLASVIAITPAKKKLVYSVNVGGTKNVINLAKKKKIPLIYVSSVHAFVEVEKGSLITEETPVDETRVVGDYAKSKAIATKEVEKAFSEGLDGFIIFPTGIFGPYDYKLSYFSRVLLKYKTGKLRYTVNGKFDFVDVRDVADAIVKLYSLLISNSYSKISKQRFIVSGNDIDFAKLPQLCGLNSFKILDDTSGDILSAISLIANLLFSIPTEFVPYALHTLRLNYTFSKAKISSIIPYTPRKVEDSIHDFFNWLNELNNPKNVCYNIV, from the coding sequence ATGGTCTTAATCACAGGTGCAACCGGTCATTTAGGAAACGTGTTGGTAAAGAAATTTCTCCAAAAAGGTGAAAAGGTTAGGGTTTTGATTCAGCCAGGTGACACTCTATTTCCACTCCAACTTGTTCCAGTGGAGGTTTTCTATTCAGACGTGCGCTCAGATTTTTCACACGCACTTGAAAATGTTGATGCAATATTCCATCTCGCTTCAGTTATAGCGATAACCCCAGCCAAAAAGAAACTGGTCTATTCGGTAAACGTTGGAGGAACGAAAAATGTTATAAACCTTGCGAAGAAAAAGAAAATACCGTTGATTTACGTAAGCAGTGTTCACGCGTTTGTTGAAGTTGAAAAAGGTAGTTTAATAACCGAAGAAACACCAGTGGATGAAACCCGTGTTGTTGGGGACTATGCAAAATCAAAGGCTATAGCCACCAAAGAAGTTGAAAAGGCATTTTCTGAAGGTCTTGATGGTTTTATCATCTTTCCAACAGGTATATTTGGACCATACGATTACAAATTATCATATTTCTCAAGAGTACTGTTGAAATATAAAACTGGAAAATTGCGTTATACGGTAAATGGTAAATTTGACTTCGTCGATGTGCGAGACGTCGCCGATGCTATTGTTAAACTATACAGCCTGCTTATATCAAATAGCTACAGCAAAATTTCAAAGCAACGTTTCATAGTCTCTGGTAACGACATTGATTTTGCAAAGCTCCCGCAACTATGTGGTCTTAATTCGTTCAAGATACTAGATGACACTTCTGGAGATATACTCAGCGCAATTTCATTGATTGCTAATTTGCTCTTTTCAATACCAACTGAATTTGTTCCTTATGCACTACACACATTGCGTTTGAATTACACATTTTCAAAGGCGAAAATCTCATCTATAATACCATACACCCCCAGAAAAGTTGAAGATTCAATACACGATTTTTTCAATTGGTTAAACGAATTGAACAATCCAAAGAATGTGTGTTATAATATAGTTTGA
- the phoU gene encoding phosphate signaling complex protein PhoU, translated as MVDERHHFEKEFSMLRAELSKMVSLVTDSIEMASVAFENVDRSIARKILELDDEIDDLNREIENLVIDIIARFTPLGKDLRYTIAAMKLANNLERIGDHACNFAEKTLWISDNMPEFKPSALVKQMFGEVINMLQKTVLAFSRRDVELAIETWRMDDVIDDLDRKVTNDVEGFEPHTLVLNVLFARDLERVADHLTNICEEIVFIETGKELKSLL; from the coding sequence ATGGTAGACGAAAGGCATCACTTTGAAAAGGAGTTTTCTATGCTTAGAGCTGAGCTTTCTAAGATGGTTTCGTTAGTCACAGATTCGATAGAAATGGCTTCTGTGGCATTCGAGAATGTGGACCGCTCAATCGCAAGAAAGATTTTAGAACTTGACGATGAAATTGACGATCTCAACAGAGAGATTGAAAACCTTGTCATAGATATAATAGCAAGGTTTACACCTCTCGGAAAAGATTTGAGATATACAATCGCTGCAATGAAACTTGCTAACAATCTTGAAAGAATAGGGGACCATGCATGCAACTTCGCAGAGAAAACATTATGGATTTCGGACAACATGCCTGAATTCAAGCCCTCAGCCTTGGTAAAGCAAATGTTCGGAGAAGTTATCAATATGCTTCAGAAGACGGTTTTGGCGTTCTCGAGAAGGGACGTTGAACTTGCCATAGAAACGTGGCGTATGGATGACGTTATTGACGATTTGGACAGAAAGGTTACAAACGATGTTGAAGGTTTCGAACCTCACACTTTGGTTTTGAACGTGCTTTTTGCAAGGGACTTAGAACGTGTTGCTGACCATTTGACTAACATATGTGAGGAGATAGTATTTATAGAAACAGGAAAGGAGCTAAAAAGCCTACTATGA